In Drosophila pseudoobscura strain MV-25-SWS-2005 chromosome 4, UCI_Dpse_MV25, whole genome shotgun sequence, the following proteins share a genomic window:
- the LOC117184243 gene encoding caltractin: MESTAAVANIVSPPTAVGTAATTTAAATKRSNQQGRKKSGPKFELSDAQKSDIKEAFDLFDNECTGYIEVKELKVAIRALGFEPKKEEIKRMIAEIDKDGSGRIAFNDFLHLMTMKMAEKDTKEEILKAFRLFDDDETGKISFKNLKRVARELGETLTDEELREMIDEADLDNDGEVNQEEFLRIMKKTSLY; encoded by the coding sequence ATGGAGTCGACGGCAGCTGTGGCAAATATCGTGAGTCCCCCCACGGCAGTGGGCACCGCTGCAACGACGACGGCGGCCGCCACCAAGCGGAGCAATCAGCAAGGACGCAAGAAATCTGGCCCCAAATTCGAGCTATCCGATGCCCAAAAGTCGGACATTAAGGAGGCCTTCGATCTGTTCGACAACGAATGCACTGGCTACATCGAAGTCAAAGAACTGAAGGTGGCCATCAGGGCCCTGGGCTTTGAGCCGAAAAAAGAGGAAATCAAGCGAATGATTGCGGAAATCGATAAGGATGGGAGTGGCAGGATTGCTTTCAATGATTTCTTGCATCTAATGACCATGAAAATGGCCGAAAAGGATACAAAAGAGGAAATACTGAAGGCCTTTCGCCTGTTCGATGACGATGAAACAGGAAAAATATCGTTCAAGAACCTGAAACGTGTGGCCCGCGAGCTGGGGGAGACCCTCACCGACGAGGAACTGCGCGAGATGATTGATGAGGCGGATCTGGATAACGATGGGGAGGTCAATCAGGAGGAGTTTCTACGGATTATGAAAAAGACCAGTCTGTATTAG
- the LOC6902434 gene encoding uncharacterized protein isoform X2: MFGLLSSSQIYGLQPAPAAADHQATAEPSKSNSLPHKKGAAAATQHRRSTSSLSDTGGKFFSHLSGKSPSQFIEKFIKSELLNGYDHLKCHQSGGKSSAAASSQTENPSNTPLYSNLQTSSDWGGFSCLQGSYRSHGDGEFYEAVQVKSSPTQPQPQPQPQSCGSNELNMRSKGASPSILLQHYQKLPEATLEPTFNTQAAGHTPAYKKLGFGSRLQKQNVEQNSDNSQTSSRNARSSGSGSEVQRSSSGSSSSGAVPPATAVVSSPERLQRRRLLQMISNYDQQNKQLHRELAKEKRRRTEELACVVKSLICFESKLKNDMKAVNQRLVDRDSEICRLMRQNRALRKRLEDQQPDEGIADQDSDECLVLEALQCQNCRKQFYDIETTASGTQTCSKELQGVGGKEPGSSSDDTVSSSFYGARRSVRYTSKRTAGTFRDYMRSRAMHIDDAALEQQSEENTSSISREDSQTSYEQLHNYSRAMERMHGVKVPSMEDGEYSEQSSLELEQQQQQQQQRRRNSSSSRSSNSRSSKTTTPQLMEEDDGIFSPTQDDEDFDELDPEQEQQMMSRGALKIVQRRCADFSEASPKQIYETTTDDWYASASDQEETASTARVSTVKQPYGQGAVNPVLECVNQILLQQSMEETLREPTPKSAMAGAASNLPRRSSLSGRSVSNGRKRVHFSTKNSMVHVPRHDDHEEEPEQEEQDHPMAAPMISHYHPMTSAYESIYSNEYEPIGSERASNLYVDMAAAAATGAGESAGSSNSSKQPQQKLPPALPPKPANLLKFKKSLHQLEETLEDEAALIEDDCATVSEPDYCSISEVGMSASVRVQIVADIHKAPECSTTPPAVEPPAMEPEVDSDDNQSHKTEEIEEIFADIPKLPNVAAIIAPKQSASEYLMMTPKRQELQLQLQLPQPQPSPLQSQYKRKHVPNILAEINKRMSLPSSPTTPTTPKSLHNSTPVSKSLLQLADAPSDLPLQAEFDWYNLDAEYDRSQEVTSTSKSPQTEGMLEEISEDNECLINADADEYNLDEEYQQEEDQEFHHQEEDLIMHPEMEEEPQPHLSPAKATQMKKNLASFEKFIEGSGLSTKPLPSKRKIYFNAPFV; this comes from the exons ATGTTCGGTTTGCTGAGCAGCTCCCAAATCTATGGACTACAGCCCGCACCAGCCGCAGCAGATCATCAAGCGACAGCAGAACCCTCGAAGAGCAACAGCCTGCCCCATAAGAAGGGGGCCGCAGCTGCCACTCAGCATCGCAGATCCACCAGCAGCCTCAGCGACACTGGGGGCAAGTTCTTCTCGCACCTGAGCGGCAAATCGCCCAGCCAGTTCATCGAAAAGTTCATCAAAAGTGAACTCCTCAACGGCTACGACCACCTCAAGTGCCACCAGAGTGGTGGCAAGTCCTCAGCCGCAGCATCATCCCAAACGGAAAACCCCAGCAATACTCCCCTGTATTCCAATCTACAGACTTCTTCGGACTGGGGAGGCTTCAGCTGCCTCCAGGGGAGTTATCGGAGCCACGGCGACGGCGAGTTCTATGAGGCCGTGCAGGTCAAGTCCTCtcccacacagccacagccgcagccgcagccacaatCGTGTGGCAGCAACGAACTGAATATGCGTTCCAAGGGTGCATCCCCATCCATCCTACTGCAGCACTACCAGAAGCTGCCGGAAGCCACTTTGGAGCCAACATTCAACACCCAGGCAGCTGGCCATACTCCAGCGTACAAGAAATTGGGTTTTGGTTCACGTTTGCAGAAGCAAAATGTCGAGCAG AACTCGGACAACTCGCAGACATCCTCCCGGAATGCacgcagcagtggcagtggcagcgaagTGCAACGCTCTTCTTCGGGTTCCAGTTCCTCGGGTGCCGTTCCTCCAGCCACAGCCGTGGTGTCCTCTCCCGAAAGACTCCAGCGGAGACGTCTCCTGCAGATGATCTCCAACTACGATCAGCAGAACAAGCAACTGCATCGGGAGCTGGCCAAGGAGAAGCGGCGTCGCACGGAGGAGCTAGCCTGCGTTGTTAAGTCCTTGATTTGTTTCGAGTCGAAGCTGAAGAACGACATGAAGGCCGTGAACCAGCGGCTGGTGGATAGGGATTCAGAGATCTGTCGTCTGATGCGACAGAATCGGGCCTTGAGGAAGCGTCTGGAGGATCAGCAGCCGGATGAAGGCATAGCAGATCAGGACTCGGACGAGTGTCTGGTGCTGGAGGCTTTGCAATGCCAGAATTGCCGCAAGCAATTCTATGACATTGAAACGACAGCAAGCGGCACACAGACGTGCAGCAAAGAGTTGCAAGGCGTAGGCGGAAAGG AGCCCGGCTCTTCCAGCGATGACACCGTCTCATCGTCGTTCTACGGCGCCAGACGCAGCGTCCGGTACACCAGCAAGCGCACGGCGGGCACTTTCCGGGACTATATGCGCTCGCGGGCCATGCACATCGATGATGCCGCTTTGGAGCAGCAATCGGAGGAGAATACCAGCAGCATCTCGCGCGAGGACTCCCAGACGAGCTACGAACAGCTGCACAACTATTCGCGGGCCATGGAGCGCATGCACGGGGTGAAAGTCCCCTCGATGGAAGACGGGGAATACTCCGAGCAGAGCagcctggagctggagcagcagcagcagcagcagcagcaaaggagGCGGAACAGCTCTTcgagtcgcagcagcaacagtcgcagcagcaagaCAACGACTCCACAATTAATGGAGGAGGATGATGGCATCTTCTCGCCCACCCAGGACGACGAGGACTTTGATGAGCTGGATcccgagcaggagcagcaaatGATGTCCCGCGGGGCCCTGAAAATCGTACAGCGACGGTGTGCAGACTTCTCTGAGGCCTCGCCGAAGCAGATCTATGAAACGACCACCGATGATTGGTATGCCAGTGCCTCGGACCAGGAGGAGACAGCGTCCACAGCCAGAGTGTCGACCGTGAAGCAGCCCTACGGCCAAGGAGCCGTGAATCCCGTGCTGGAGTGCGTCAACCAGATCCTTCTGCAACAGTCCATGGAGGAGACGCTCCGAGAGCCCACCCCCAAGTCCGCGATGGCTGGAGCTGCCTCGAATCTCCCCCGCAGGAGTTCGCTCAGCGGCAGGAGTGTCTCCAACGGCCGCAAACGGGTGCACTTTTCCACCAAGAACAGCATGGTGCATGTGCCACGCCACGACGACCACGAGGAGGAGccagagcaggaggagcaggatcaCCCGATGGCTGCCCCAATGATCTCACACTATCATCCCATGACCTCTGCCTACGAGAGCATCTACAGCAATGAGTACGAACCGATTGGCTCAGAGCGTGCCTCCAATCTGTATGTGGATAtggcggctgcagctgccacaggagcaggagagtCTGCGGGCTCCAGCAACTCCTcgaagcagccacagcagaaaCTGCCACCCGCCCTGCCGCCCAAGCCTGCCAATCTATTGAAATTCAAGAAATCCCTGCATCAACTCGAAGAAACCCTCGAAGATGAGGCGGCCCTCATCGAAGATGATTGTGCCACGGTCTCGGAACCGGACTACTGCTCCATTTCGGAGGTGGGCATGAGTGCCAGTGTGCGCGTGCAGATTGTGGCAGACATACACAAGGCCCCGGAATGCTCCACGACGCCTCCAGCGGTGGAGCCGCCAGCGATGGAGCCCGAGGTGGATTCCGATGACAATCAATCGCACAAGACTGAGGAAATCGAAGAGATTTTCGCCGATATACCAAAGCTACCCAACGTGGCGGCCATTATAGCGCCCAAGCAATCCGCCTCAGAGTATCTGATGATGACCCCGAAGAGGCAGGAgctacagctgcagctgcagctgccgcagccgcagccctCTCCCCTGCAATCGCAATATAAACGGAAGCATGTGCCCAACATTCTGGCGGAGATCAACAAACGCATGAGTCTCCCGAGCTCTCCGACGACTCCGACGACTCCCAAGAGCCTCCACAACAGCACGCCCGTGTCCAAGTCCCTTCTCCAGTTGGCAGATGCCCCCAGCGATCTGCCTCTGCAGGCGGAATTCGATTGGTATAACCTCGATGCCGAGTACGATCGGAGTCAGGAGGTGACTTCGACTTCAAAGAGCCCCCAGACAGAGGGCATGCTGGAGGAGATCAGCGAGGACAATGAATGCCTGATCAATGCCGATGCGGATGAGTACAATCTGGATGAGGAGTatcagcaggaggaggaccaAGAGTTCCACCATCAAGAAGAGGACCTCATAATGCACCCGGAaatggaggaggagccacagcCCCATCTCTCGCCAGCCAAGGCCACGCAAATGAAGAAGAATCTGGCCAGTTTTGAAAAGTTCATCGAGGGCTCAGGACTCAGTACGAAGCCATTGCCCAGCAAACGTAAAATCTACTTCAATGCGCCCTTTGTCTAG
- the LOC6902434 gene encoding uncharacterized protein isoform X1, with translation MFGLLSSSQIYGLQPAPAAADHQATAEPSKSNSLPHKKGAAAATQHRRSTSSLSDTGGKFFSHLSGKSPSQFIEKFIKSELLNGYDHLKCHQSGGKSSAAASSQTENPSNTPLYSNLQTSSDWGGFSCLQGSYRSHGDGEFYEAVQVKSSPTQPQPQPQPQSCGSNELNMRSKGASPSILLQHYQKLPEATLEPTFNTQAAGHTPAYKKLGFGSRLQKQNVEQNSDNSQTSSRNARSSGSGSEVQRSSSGSSSSGAVPPATAVVSSPERLQRRRLLQMISNYDQQNKQLHRELAKEKRRRTEELACVVKSLICFESKLKNDMKAVNQRLVDRDSEICRLMRQNRALRKRLEDQQPDEGIADQDSDECLVLEALQCQNCRKQFYDIETTASGTQTCSKELQGVGGKAEPGSSSDDTVSSSFYGARRSVRYTSKRTAGTFRDYMRSRAMHIDDAALEQQSEENTSSISREDSQTSYEQLHNYSRAMERMHGVKVPSMEDGEYSEQSSLELEQQQQQQQQRRRNSSSSRSSNSRSSKTTTPQLMEEDDGIFSPTQDDEDFDELDPEQEQQMMSRGALKIVQRRCADFSEASPKQIYETTTDDWYASASDQEETASTARVSTVKQPYGQGAVNPVLECVNQILLQQSMEETLREPTPKSAMAGAASNLPRRSSLSGRSVSNGRKRVHFSTKNSMVHVPRHDDHEEEPEQEEQDHPMAAPMISHYHPMTSAYESIYSNEYEPIGSERASNLYVDMAAAAATGAGESAGSSNSSKQPQQKLPPALPPKPANLLKFKKSLHQLEETLEDEAALIEDDCATVSEPDYCSISEVGMSASVRVQIVADIHKAPECSTTPPAVEPPAMEPEVDSDDNQSHKTEEIEEIFADIPKLPNVAAIIAPKQSASEYLMMTPKRQELQLQLQLPQPQPSPLQSQYKRKHVPNILAEINKRMSLPSSPTTPTTPKSLHNSTPVSKSLLQLADAPSDLPLQAEFDWYNLDAEYDRSQEVTSTSKSPQTEGMLEEISEDNECLINADADEYNLDEEYQQEEDQEFHHQEEDLIMHPEMEEEPQPHLSPAKATQMKKNLASFEKFIEGSGLSTKPLPSKRKIYFNAPFV, from the exons ATGTTCGGTTTGCTGAGCAGCTCCCAAATCTATGGACTACAGCCCGCACCAGCCGCAGCAGATCATCAAGCGACAGCAGAACCCTCGAAGAGCAACAGCCTGCCCCATAAGAAGGGGGCCGCAGCTGCCACTCAGCATCGCAGATCCACCAGCAGCCTCAGCGACACTGGGGGCAAGTTCTTCTCGCACCTGAGCGGCAAATCGCCCAGCCAGTTCATCGAAAAGTTCATCAAAAGTGAACTCCTCAACGGCTACGACCACCTCAAGTGCCACCAGAGTGGTGGCAAGTCCTCAGCCGCAGCATCATCCCAAACGGAAAACCCCAGCAATACTCCCCTGTATTCCAATCTACAGACTTCTTCGGACTGGGGAGGCTTCAGCTGCCTCCAGGGGAGTTATCGGAGCCACGGCGACGGCGAGTTCTATGAGGCCGTGCAGGTCAAGTCCTCtcccacacagccacagccgcagccgcagccacaatCGTGTGGCAGCAACGAACTGAATATGCGTTCCAAGGGTGCATCCCCATCCATCCTACTGCAGCACTACCAGAAGCTGCCGGAAGCCACTTTGGAGCCAACATTCAACACCCAGGCAGCTGGCCATACTCCAGCGTACAAGAAATTGGGTTTTGGTTCACGTTTGCAGAAGCAAAATGTCGAGCAG AACTCGGACAACTCGCAGACATCCTCCCGGAATGCacgcagcagtggcagtggcagcgaagTGCAACGCTCTTCTTCGGGTTCCAGTTCCTCGGGTGCCGTTCCTCCAGCCACAGCCGTGGTGTCCTCTCCCGAAAGACTCCAGCGGAGACGTCTCCTGCAGATGATCTCCAACTACGATCAGCAGAACAAGCAACTGCATCGGGAGCTGGCCAAGGAGAAGCGGCGTCGCACGGAGGAGCTAGCCTGCGTTGTTAAGTCCTTGATTTGTTTCGAGTCGAAGCTGAAGAACGACATGAAGGCCGTGAACCAGCGGCTGGTGGATAGGGATTCAGAGATCTGTCGTCTGATGCGACAGAATCGGGCCTTGAGGAAGCGTCTGGAGGATCAGCAGCCGGATGAAGGCATAGCAGATCAGGACTCGGACGAGTGTCTGGTGCTGGAGGCTTTGCAATGCCAGAATTGCCGCAAGCAATTCTATGACATTGAAACGACAGCAAGCGGCACACAGACGTGCAGCAAAGAGTTGCAAGGCGTAGGCGGAAAGG CAGAGCCCGGCTCTTCCAGCGATGACACCGTCTCATCGTCGTTCTACGGCGCCAGACGCAGCGTCCGGTACACCAGCAAGCGCACGGCGGGCACTTTCCGGGACTATATGCGCTCGCGGGCCATGCACATCGATGATGCCGCTTTGGAGCAGCAATCGGAGGAGAATACCAGCAGCATCTCGCGCGAGGACTCCCAGACGAGCTACGAACAGCTGCACAACTATTCGCGGGCCATGGAGCGCATGCACGGGGTGAAAGTCCCCTCGATGGAAGACGGGGAATACTCCGAGCAGAGCagcctggagctggagcagcagcagcagcagcagcagcaaaggagGCGGAACAGCTCTTcgagtcgcagcagcaacagtcgcagcagcaagaCAACGACTCCACAATTAATGGAGGAGGATGATGGCATCTTCTCGCCCACCCAGGACGACGAGGACTTTGATGAGCTGGATcccgagcaggagcagcaaatGATGTCCCGCGGGGCCCTGAAAATCGTACAGCGACGGTGTGCAGACTTCTCTGAGGCCTCGCCGAAGCAGATCTATGAAACGACCACCGATGATTGGTATGCCAGTGCCTCGGACCAGGAGGAGACAGCGTCCACAGCCAGAGTGTCGACCGTGAAGCAGCCCTACGGCCAAGGAGCCGTGAATCCCGTGCTGGAGTGCGTCAACCAGATCCTTCTGCAACAGTCCATGGAGGAGACGCTCCGAGAGCCCACCCCCAAGTCCGCGATGGCTGGAGCTGCCTCGAATCTCCCCCGCAGGAGTTCGCTCAGCGGCAGGAGTGTCTCCAACGGCCGCAAACGGGTGCACTTTTCCACCAAGAACAGCATGGTGCATGTGCCACGCCACGACGACCACGAGGAGGAGccagagcaggaggagcaggatcaCCCGATGGCTGCCCCAATGATCTCACACTATCATCCCATGACCTCTGCCTACGAGAGCATCTACAGCAATGAGTACGAACCGATTGGCTCAGAGCGTGCCTCCAATCTGTATGTGGATAtggcggctgcagctgccacaggagcaggagagtCTGCGGGCTCCAGCAACTCCTcgaagcagccacagcagaaaCTGCCACCCGCCCTGCCGCCCAAGCCTGCCAATCTATTGAAATTCAAGAAATCCCTGCATCAACTCGAAGAAACCCTCGAAGATGAGGCGGCCCTCATCGAAGATGATTGTGCCACGGTCTCGGAACCGGACTACTGCTCCATTTCGGAGGTGGGCATGAGTGCCAGTGTGCGCGTGCAGATTGTGGCAGACATACACAAGGCCCCGGAATGCTCCACGACGCCTCCAGCGGTGGAGCCGCCAGCGATGGAGCCCGAGGTGGATTCCGATGACAATCAATCGCACAAGACTGAGGAAATCGAAGAGATTTTCGCCGATATACCAAAGCTACCCAACGTGGCGGCCATTATAGCGCCCAAGCAATCCGCCTCAGAGTATCTGATGATGACCCCGAAGAGGCAGGAgctacagctgcagctgcagctgccgcagccgcagccctCTCCCCTGCAATCGCAATATAAACGGAAGCATGTGCCCAACATTCTGGCGGAGATCAACAAACGCATGAGTCTCCCGAGCTCTCCGACGACTCCGACGACTCCCAAGAGCCTCCACAACAGCACGCCCGTGTCCAAGTCCCTTCTCCAGTTGGCAGATGCCCCCAGCGATCTGCCTCTGCAGGCGGAATTCGATTGGTATAACCTCGATGCCGAGTACGATCGGAGTCAGGAGGTGACTTCGACTTCAAAGAGCCCCCAGACAGAGGGCATGCTGGAGGAGATCAGCGAGGACAATGAATGCCTGATCAATGCCGATGCGGATGAGTACAATCTGGATGAGGAGTatcagcaggaggaggaccaAGAGTTCCACCATCAAGAAGAGGACCTCATAATGCACCCGGAaatggaggaggagccacagcCCCATCTCTCGCCAGCCAAGGCCACGCAAATGAAGAAGAATCTGGCCAGTTTTGAAAAGTTCATCGAGGGCTCAGGACTCAGTACGAAGCCATTGCCCAGCAAACGTAAAATCTACTTCAATGCGCCCTTTGTCTAG
- the LOC6902434 gene encoding uncharacterized protein isoform X3: MVGKWANFHMLGHFKNSDNSQTSSRNARSSGSGSEVQRSSSGSSSSGAVPPATAVVSSPERLQRRRLLQMISNYDQQNKQLHRELAKEKRRRTEELACVVKSLICFESKLKNDMKAVNQRLVDRDSEICRLMRQNRALRKRLEDQQPDEGIADQDSDECLVLEALQCQNCRKQFYDIETTASGTQTCSKELQGVGGKAEPGSSSDDTVSSSFYGARRSVRYTSKRTAGTFRDYMRSRAMHIDDAALEQQSEENTSSISREDSQTSYEQLHNYSRAMERMHGVKVPSMEDGEYSEQSSLELEQQQQQQQQRRRNSSSSRSSNSRSSKTTTPQLMEEDDGIFSPTQDDEDFDELDPEQEQQMMSRGALKIVQRRCADFSEASPKQIYETTTDDWYASASDQEETASTARVSTVKQPYGQGAVNPVLECVNQILLQQSMEETLREPTPKSAMAGAASNLPRRSSLSGRSVSNGRKRVHFSTKNSMVHVPRHDDHEEEPEQEEQDHPMAAPMISHYHPMTSAYESIYSNEYEPIGSERASNLYVDMAAAAATGAGESAGSSNSSKQPQQKLPPALPPKPANLLKFKKSLHQLEETLEDEAALIEDDCATVSEPDYCSISEVGMSASVRVQIVADIHKAPECSTTPPAVEPPAMEPEVDSDDNQSHKTEEIEEIFADIPKLPNVAAIIAPKQSASEYLMMTPKRQELQLQLQLPQPQPSPLQSQYKRKHVPNILAEINKRMSLPSSPTTPTTPKSLHNSTPVSKSLLQLADAPSDLPLQAEFDWYNLDAEYDRSQEVTSTSKSPQTEGMLEEISEDNECLINADADEYNLDEEYQQEEDQEFHHQEEDLIMHPEMEEEPQPHLSPAKATQMKKNLASFEKFIEGSGLSTKPLPSKRKIYFNAPFV; this comes from the exons ATGGTGGGAAAATGGGCAAATTTTCATATGTTAGGACACTTCAAG AACTCGGACAACTCGCAGACATCCTCCCGGAATGCacgcagcagtggcagtggcagcgaagTGCAACGCTCTTCTTCGGGTTCCAGTTCCTCGGGTGCCGTTCCTCCAGCCACAGCCGTGGTGTCCTCTCCCGAAAGACTCCAGCGGAGACGTCTCCTGCAGATGATCTCCAACTACGATCAGCAGAACAAGCAACTGCATCGGGAGCTGGCCAAGGAGAAGCGGCGTCGCACGGAGGAGCTAGCCTGCGTTGTTAAGTCCTTGATTTGTTTCGAGTCGAAGCTGAAGAACGACATGAAGGCCGTGAACCAGCGGCTGGTGGATAGGGATTCAGAGATCTGTCGTCTGATGCGACAGAATCGGGCCTTGAGGAAGCGTCTGGAGGATCAGCAGCCGGATGAAGGCATAGCAGATCAGGACTCGGACGAGTGTCTGGTGCTGGAGGCTTTGCAATGCCAGAATTGCCGCAAGCAATTCTATGACATTGAAACGACAGCAAGCGGCACACAGACGTGCAGCAAAGAGTTGCAAGGCGTAGGCGGAAAGG CAGAGCCCGGCTCTTCCAGCGATGACACCGTCTCATCGTCGTTCTACGGCGCCAGACGCAGCGTCCGGTACACCAGCAAGCGCACGGCGGGCACTTTCCGGGACTATATGCGCTCGCGGGCCATGCACATCGATGATGCCGCTTTGGAGCAGCAATCGGAGGAGAATACCAGCAGCATCTCGCGCGAGGACTCCCAGACGAGCTACGAACAGCTGCACAACTATTCGCGGGCCATGGAGCGCATGCACGGGGTGAAAGTCCCCTCGATGGAAGACGGGGAATACTCCGAGCAGAGCagcctggagctggagcagcagcagcagcagcagcagcaaaggagGCGGAACAGCTCTTcgagtcgcagcagcaacagtcgcagcagcaagaCAACGACTCCACAATTAATGGAGGAGGATGATGGCATCTTCTCGCCCACCCAGGACGACGAGGACTTTGATGAGCTGGATcccgagcaggagcagcaaatGATGTCCCGCGGGGCCCTGAAAATCGTACAGCGACGGTGTGCAGACTTCTCTGAGGCCTCGCCGAAGCAGATCTATGAAACGACCACCGATGATTGGTATGCCAGTGCCTCGGACCAGGAGGAGACAGCGTCCACAGCCAGAGTGTCGACCGTGAAGCAGCCCTACGGCCAAGGAGCCGTGAATCCCGTGCTGGAGTGCGTCAACCAGATCCTTCTGCAACAGTCCATGGAGGAGACGCTCCGAGAGCCCACCCCCAAGTCCGCGATGGCTGGAGCTGCCTCGAATCTCCCCCGCAGGAGTTCGCTCAGCGGCAGGAGTGTCTCCAACGGCCGCAAACGGGTGCACTTTTCCACCAAGAACAGCATGGTGCATGTGCCACGCCACGACGACCACGAGGAGGAGccagagcaggaggagcaggatcaCCCGATGGCTGCCCCAATGATCTCACACTATCATCCCATGACCTCTGCCTACGAGAGCATCTACAGCAATGAGTACGAACCGATTGGCTCAGAGCGTGCCTCCAATCTGTATGTGGATAtggcggctgcagctgccacaggagcaggagagtCTGCGGGCTCCAGCAACTCCTcgaagcagccacagcagaaaCTGCCACCCGCCCTGCCGCCCAAGCCTGCCAATCTATTGAAATTCAAGAAATCCCTGCATCAACTCGAAGAAACCCTCGAAGATGAGGCGGCCCTCATCGAAGATGATTGTGCCACGGTCTCGGAACCGGACTACTGCTCCATTTCGGAGGTGGGCATGAGTGCCAGTGTGCGCGTGCAGATTGTGGCAGACATACACAAGGCCCCGGAATGCTCCACGACGCCTCCAGCGGTGGAGCCGCCAGCGATGGAGCCCGAGGTGGATTCCGATGACAATCAATCGCACAAGACTGAGGAAATCGAAGAGATTTTCGCCGATATACCAAAGCTACCCAACGTGGCGGCCATTATAGCGCCCAAGCAATCCGCCTCAGAGTATCTGATGATGACCCCGAAGAGGCAGGAgctacagctgcagctgcagctgccgcagccgcagccctCTCCCCTGCAATCGCAATATAAACGGAAGCATGTGCCCAACATTCTGGCGGAGATCAACAAACGCATGAGTCTCCCGAGCTCTCCGACGACTCCGACGACTCCCAAGAGCCTCCACAACAGCACGCCCGTGTCCAAGTCCCTTCTCCAGTTGGCAGATGCCCCCAGCGATCTGCCTCTGCAGGCGGAATTCGATTGGTATAACCTCGATGCCGAGTACGATCGGAGTCAGGAGGTGACTTCGACTTCAAAGAGCCCCCAGACAGAGGGCATGCTGGAGGAGATCAGCGAGGACAATGAATGCCTGATCAATGCCGATGCGGATGAGTACAATCTGGATGAGGAGTatcagcaggaggaggaccaAGAGTTCCACCATCAAGAAGAGGACCTCATAATGCACCCGGAaatggaggaggagccacagcCCCATCTCTCGCCAGCCAAGGCCACGCAAATGAAGAAGAATCTGGCCAGTTTTGAAAAGTTCATCGAGGGCTCAGGACTCAGTACGAAGCCATTGCCCAGCAAACGTAAAATCTACTTCAATGCGCCCTTTGTCTAG